One Halosegnis longus DNA window includes the following coding sequences:
- a CDS encoding ABC transporter ATP-binding protein, which translates to MSPALTGDDLAVGYPTTDDPIVECENVILPDGEITALVGPNGSGKSTLLKALSGQLEPWAGDVRLGTDDVYGMEKKPLARRLALLSQDGDLPGSLSVRELVQHGRHPYRGFLEPLSETDHAAVDEALNLTGTDEFADDGVGNLSGGQRQLARIAMTLAQEPDVLLLDEPTTFLDLRHQLGVLDAVRALNDERGVTVGIVLHDIAQAARYADNLIALRDGVPYDWGPPAEVVTEQLLADVFGVEATVREGPEIVPHQPL; encoded by the coding sequence ATGAGTCCGGCGCTCACCGGCGACGACCTCGCTGTCGGCTACCCGACGACGGACGACCCCATCGTCGAGTGTGAGAACGTCATCCTCCCGGACGGCGAGATTACGGCGCTCGTCGGGCCGAACGGCTCCGGGAAGTCGACGCTGCTGAAGGCGCTGTCGGGGCAACTCGAACCGTGGGCCGGCGACGTGCGACTCGGTACCGACGACGTGTACGGGATGGAGAAGAAGCCGCTGGCGCGCCGGCTCGCGCTCCTCTCACAGGACGGCGACCTGCCGGGGTCGCTGTCGGTGCGTGAACTCGTCCAACACGGCCGCCACCCGTACCGTGGCTTCCTCGAACCCCTCTCGGAGACCGACCACGCGGCCGTCGACGAGGCGCTCAACCTCACCGGCACCGACGAGTTCGCCGACGACGGCGTCGGCAACCTCTCGGGCGGTCAACGACAGTTGGCTCGCATCGCCATGACGCTCGCACAGGAGCCGGACGTGTTACTGCTCGATGAGCCGACCACGTTCCTCGATTTGCGCCACCAGCTCGGCGTGCTCGACGCCGTCCGCGCGCTCAACGACGAGCGCGGCGTCACCGTCGGTATCGTCCTCCACGACATCGCGCAGGCGGCCCGCTACGCGGACAACCTCATCGCGCTGCGCGACGGGGTGCCGTACGACTGGGGACCGCCGGCGGAGGTCGTCACGGAGCAGCTGCTCGCGGACGTGTTCGGCGTCGAGGCAACCGTACGCGAGGGACCGGAAATCGTGCCACACCAGCCGCTGTAA
- a CDS encoding FecCD family ABC transporter permease — translation MAERAETAVGRWDWFDTTLVSFCVAALGIAVLAGLIQVSYGSYEMTLRQAWLSVFDPAVWTQPNVLATFFLGERATAALGLSTEYDLATATNIVWNIRLPRVFTAALVGLSLSISGTIFQAITRNELASPFILGVSSGAGFAVLVTLVLIPSFGFLLPLTAAVGGTAAFLLVYAIAWQGGTSPVRLVLAGVIVGTVLNSLQTALYFFATDLGTVQQAISWTTGSLTGADWAQFRIILPFVLLVVIPGTVLGARQLNVLLLGESTASALGMRVERMRFALSVIGIVAASAAVAVAGVVSFVGLVVPHVVRTVVGSDHKRLLVGCAFAGPALLVVADTGARLFLPVVTGSPTQLPVGVVTGIIGGPYFLYLMRRRQQLGEL, via the coding sequence ATGGCCGAACGCGCTGAGACGGCGGTCGGCCGCTGGGACTGGTTCGACACGACGCTGGTGTCGTTTTGCGTGGCCGCACTCGGGATCGCCGTGCTCGCGGGGCTGATACAGGTGAGCTACGGGAGCTACGAGATGACGCTCCGGCAGGCGTGGCTGTCGGTGTTCGACCCGGCGGTGTGGACCCAGCCGAACGTGCTTGCGACCTTCTTCCTCGGTGAGCGCGCGACGGCGGCGCTCGGCCTCTCAACGGAGTATGACCTCGCGACCGCGACAAACATCGTCTGGAACATCCGGCTGCCGCGGGTGTTCACCGCGGCGCTCGTCGGGCTGTCGCTGTCGATTTCAGGGACCATCTTCCAGGCCATCACGCGCAACGAGCTCGCGAGCCCGTTCATCCTGGGCGTCTCCTCGGGGGCCGGCTTCGCCGTCCTCGTCACGCTGGTCCTCATCCCCTCCTTCGGATTTCTGCTCCCGCTGACGGCCGCCGTCGGCGGAACCGCCGCCTTCCTGCTCGTCTACGCGATTGCGTGGCAGGGCGGCACCTCGCCCGTCCGGCTCGTCCTCGCGGGCGTCATCGTCGGCACCGTTTTGAACTCGCTGCAGACCGCGCTGTACTTCTTCGCGACCGACCTCGGGACGGTCCAGCAGGCCATCTCGTGGACGACCGGCTCGCTGACGGGAGCCGACTGGGCGCAGTTTCGCATCATCCTCCCGTTCGTCCTCCTCGTCGTCATCCCGGGGACGGTGTTGGGTGCCCGCCAGCTGAACGTGCTCCTGCTCGGTGAGTCGACGGCGAGCGCGCTCGGGATGCGCGTCGAGCGGATGCGGTTTGCCCTCTCGGTCATCGGTATCGTCGCGGCGTCGGCCGCGGTCGCCGTGGCGGGCGTCGTCAGCTTCGTCGGGCTGGTCGTCCCCCACGTCGTCCGAACCGTCGTCGGCAGCGACCACAAGCGGCTGCTCGTCGGCTGTGCGTTCGCCGGGCCGGCGCTGCTCGTCGTCGCCGACACCGGCGCGCGGCTGTTCCTGCCCGTCGTCACCGGGTCGCCGACACAGCTTCCCGTCGGCGTCGTCACCGGCATCATCGGCGGGCCGTACTTCCTGTATCTGATGCGCCGCCGCCAACAGTTGGGTGAACTATGA